One genomic region from Mytilus trossulus isolate FHL-02 chromosome 9, PNRI_Mtr1.1.1.hap1, whole genome shotgun sequence encodes:
- the LOC134684337 gene encoding uncharacterized protein LOC134684337: MTTIMFDSMINIGKALKYLFISQNGFTHLPHQIFMEGNFTELIELYAENNLIRNVAELEERAYGVKRRPIYLQKKQHFSAFTTTPNIVKLYLQNNLIEMINNTDFCGLQGLELLNLQSNVLNETHIQEEGFKCLPVMNDL; encoded by the exons ATGACCACCATTATGTTTGATTCTATGATCAATATTGGTAAAGCTTTAAAATATCT attCATTAGTCAAAATGGATTTACACATTTACCACACCAGATTTTTATGGAAGGAAACTTCACTGAACTTATAGAATT ATATGCTGAGAACAATCTTATTAGAAATGTAGCAGAGCTGGAAGAGAGAGCGTATGGAGTCAAAAGAAGACCAATTTATCTccagaaaaaacaacatttttcagcTTTTACCACAACTCCTAATATTGTCAAGTT gtatttacaaaacaatttgataGAGATGATAAACAATACAGATTTCTGTGGACTACAGGGTTTAGAATTGTTGAATCTACAAAGCAATGTATTGAATGAGACGCATATTCAAGAGGAAGGATTTAAATGTTTACCTGTTATGAATGATTTGTGA